ATTTCATAACAGAATAAAGCCACGATACCGAAAATGAAAAGCTTATGCGACCATAGCCCACGTGCTTGTCCTTGATTATCAGCATCTTCTTCATGAACAATCTCCGGCAAACGGACTTTAGAGAAAACTAAAGCGACTGCCAGGACAAGAATTCCCATTAATGTATATGGTAATGAGATATTCGAATTCCCTTCTTCCGAGAACAATAATAAACCGCCTATAAGCGGCCCGCAGATACAGCCTAATCCGTTAAATGATTGTGCCAAGTTTAATCGGCTGGCGGCAGTTTCCCGTTCACCCAATTCCGTCATATAAGGATTGGCGGCTGTCTCCAAAAATACCAGACCGCAGGCTATGACAAACAGGGAGAAAAGGAAGAACTGAAACGACATCCAGTATTCACCAGGAATAAAAAGCAGCGAACCGGCACCATAGAGCAACAAACCGAATACTACTCCTTTACGATAACCATATTTATTGATGAACAATCCGGCAGGGATAGCCATAACGAAATATCCTAAATAAAACATGACCTGTACCCATGCCGAATGAGCACGGCTTATATTCATTACATCTTGGAAATGCTTGTTCAACACATCTAAAATAGCATGTGCAAATCCCCATAGAAAGAAAAGGGAAGTGACCAGAATAAAAGGAATCTGATATTCCTTCTTGACTAATTTCTGCATAGTGAGTTTATTAAAAAAAGAGCGTTCTTTGCTTCCGGGGCACAAAGATAGGCAAAATGACGATAAGATGTTCATATCAGGATATTGCTTTTACAAAAAAGAATAATAAGTAACTTTACATCTTAATTTTTTCCAAAAGAGCGTGTTTACAAACTAAATAATTACTTCTTTTGCCTTCATTAAAAATGAAAGCCCGAAATAATATGAATAACAGTATTGACATAAAAACACTTGAAGCCTTTCAGAACGGAAACCACAAGGCTTTTGAAACTGTTTTTGTGGCTTATTACAATAAAACAAAGGCTTTCATCGACGGATATATTAAATCAGAAACGGATGCCGAAGAGTTGACTGAAGACTTGTTTGTCAATCTTTGGATTAATCACAGCTCTATCGACGCTTCCAAATCATTTAATGCCTATCTGCATACCATTGCCAGAAATGCAGCTATCAACTTCTTAAAACATAAGTATGTACATGATGCCTATCTGAATGATAAGCAGGATATAGAGTATAGCTCTACTTCCGAAGAAGACCTTATAGCCAAAGAATTGGGAGTATTGATAGATGATGTGGTGAAGAAAATGCCGGAACAGCGAAGAAAGATTTATACATTAAGCCGTAATGAAGGATTAAGTAACACAGAGATTGCAGAACGCCTGAATACGACCAAAAGAAATGTAGAAAGCCAGTTAAGCCTTGCCTTAAAAGAGATACGAAAAGTGATTTCCTGTTTTCTGTTGTCCTTAATCTAACTTTTTCGATAAAAATATAGATTTTCTTATTGAGCTTTTTGCTGTCAAGTTGTATATATAGTAAAGTACAGCAAAAATGGAGAATAACAATATAGCAAGAATTATAAGAAAGTTCCTTTCTTCCCGTTTTCCTTCAGAAATGGAAGAAAAAGTTCAGAAATGGCTTATTAAGGAGAAAGATACACAGGCTAAAGAAAAAGCCTCGTTGGACTACTGGAATGAACTGGAGATAAAAGCCGATTCAAATACTTATACCGCATTGGAACGGGTTAATCTAAGAATCGGATATAATAAGGAACATCTTAAAAATATAGTATCATACCGAAAGTTTACTCGTGTTGCCGCCATTATTATTCCATTATTTTTGCTGGTAGGATTCTTTCTGTATAGCCTCTCTGCCGGAAATGAATTGATAGAAGTTACCGCTGCCTATGGAGAACAAAAGCGTCTGCTGCTGTCGGATAACTCTGAAATATGGCTTAATGCAGGAAGTACCATTACATATCCCGAAACTTTTGCAGAAGACAAGCGTCTGGTAACTCTTGACGGTGAAGCCTATTTTATAGTCAGCAAAGATACAACGAAACCTTTTATCGTAGAAACTTCCCAACTTTCCATAAAAGTGCTCGGCACTAAATTCAATGTAAGAGCCTATGCTGACGATGAACGAATCAGCACTACCTTAACCAGTGGTAAAGTAGAAGTAAATGTCCGCTCCCAGCTTCCGCGAATACTTCAACCGAATGAACGGCTGATATATGATAAAGGTACGTCACACATAGATATATCAACAGTAGAAAGCATAGATACGGATAGTTGGATAAAAGGAAGATTGGTTTTTACCAACGCTACTGCCGAAGAAATATTCCGGGCTTTGGAAAGACGATACAACACTACTATTGAAAATACGCTGTCTATACCTGCCACCAGAAGATATACCGTCAAATTCCTGAAAGATGAAAATCTGAATGAAATGCTAAATATACTGGCAGATATAATCGGCTTTACTTACCAACAGAATGAAAACAAGATAATAATAACCAAATAATAAAACAGCCTATGAAGAAAAAGAACCGGGAAGCAGCTTGAGACCCTCTCCCCGGTTCTGAAATGTCTATCCTCATTAAACAAGTGACGTAAAATGAAGTATCAACATACAAATATAGAATAATGAATCGAATAAATACAAATAAACAGCTGGGTAAACTAGCCATTTTTTTATTTTTTACTTTTCTCTTTCTCACGGCCATTGCACAGAATAAGGAAAAGAAAATTACCATATATCATAAAAGTATCTCATTAAAAGATGCTTTTGCACAAATAGAAACACAGACCGGATATAGCATTGCTTATGAACAATCAAATTTGGATATAGAAAAGAAGCGATCCTTGTCTATTAAAAATACGACTATCGACAAAGCTCTGACTCAACTATTGAAAGGAACCGGATATGTATATAAAATAACCGGATACCATATTATCATCTCCCTGCCGGACAACAAACCTAAACCCGTCAACGAAAATACACAAAAACTGACTCAAACCATAAGAGGAATCGTTGTAGATTCCAAAACCAATACGCCTATAGAATATGCTTCTGTCTGCATAGTAGACGAGCCTTTATTGGGAAGTTCCACGGATAGCCGGGGAAATTTCCGTATTCATAATGTCCCGATAGGACGTTATAATATTCAGGCATCTTTTATGGGATACCAGACAAGGATTATCAGCGAAGTGTCCGTTACTTCATCCAAAGAAGTATATGTGGAAATACCTGTTGATGAAAGTGTACAGGACTTGGCAGAAGTTCTTGTGAAACCGGAAATTAAGAAAGACCGGACGGTGAATCCAATGGCAATCACCGGAGGGCGCATGATTAGTATAGAAGAAGCTTCCCGGTTTGCCAATGGTTTCGATGACCCTGCACGATTAAGTTCTGCATTTGCGGGAGTAGCGGGGGATGTCGGTACAAATGCTGTTGCTATCAGAGGAAACTCCCCGCAGTTCACCCAATGGAGACTGGAAGGTGTTGAAATTCCTAATCCTACTCATTTTGCTGATATATCAGGTTTAGGAGGTGGATTTCTCTCCGCATTAAGTACACAAGTTATCGGTAACTCCGATTTTTATAATGGAGCTTTTCCAGCGGAATATAATAATGCTTTATCCGGTGTTTTCGATATGCATCTGCGCAATGGAAATAATCAAAAGTATGAGCACACTTTTCAGGTTGGACTGATGGGAATAGATTTGGCTTCAGAAGGGCCTGTCAATAAAAAACGGGGAAGTTCCTATCTTATTAACTACCGATTTTCTACTACCTCACTGGCAACGGGTAATGACATCAATCTTAAATATCAGGATTTAGCTTTTAAACTTAACTTCCCTACGCGCAAAGCGGGAACTTTCTCGATTTGGGGATTGGGATTGATAGATAGAAATAAGTCTGAAAGGCTGGAACGTTCTGAATGGGAAATAATGGGAGATCGCCAGTCGGGAGAGAACAAAATGGATAAATCGGCAGGAGGACTGACACATCAATATAGTATAAATGAGAATACTTATATCCGTTCATCTCTGTCTGCCACGTATTCCAAAGACCATACGATGGTAGAACAACAAACTGATGACGATTTAATAGTCAAGGTAGGGGATATTCAAAACAGTAAATGGGATATTGTGCTTAATTCCTTCTTAAATAAGAGATTCAGTGCAAGACATACTAACAGGACGGGTATCACAGTTACCGGACTTAGATATGACCTTGATTATAAAGTCAGTCCTTACTTCGGGTTAGACAAGCCAATGGAACAGATTTCCAAAGGCAGCGGAGAAAGTACTGTATTTTCAGCTTACAGTAGCTCCGTTATTAATTTGAGTAATCAATTGACAACTAGCCTGGGAGTTAACGCCCAATATTTCACTTTAAACGACAACTGGTCTGTAGAACCACGTGTAGCATTGAAATGGCGTCCCAATCCTAATCATTCCTTCGCCGTAGCATACGGATTGCATAGTCGCCGGGAAAAACTGGACTACTATTTTGTTGAGAAAGAGATAAATGGCAAGACAGCATCCAACAGATACTTGGATTTCTCCAAGGCTCATCATTTCGGACTTACGTATGATTGGAATATTAACCAGAATCTGCATCTGAAGATAGAACCTTATTACCAATATCTGTACCATATACCGGTTGAGGATAATTCTTCCTTCTCAATCATTAACCATGAAGAATTTTATTTGGATAAGATTCTGACGAACAAAGGAACAGGCAGAAATTATGGTATAGATATTACATTGGAGCAGTATATGAAAGATGGGTTCTATTATATGGTTACAGGCTCTTTGTTCAAATCAAAATATAAGGGCGGGGATGGTATATGGCGCAATACCCGGCTGGATAAAAGTTTTCTGTTGAATTTACTTGCCGGAAAGGAATGGATGGTTGGTAGACTGAAGCAGAATGTATTAAGTATTAATGGGCGTTTATTTTTTCAGGGAGGAGAACGTTACACTCCCGTTGACGAAGAAAAATCTATGGAGGAACATGACATCGTATTTGATGAAAGCAAAGCATATAGTAAAAGATTCAATCCTGCTATAAACGGTGATGTTTCTATCAGCTTCCGTATTAACAAGAAAAGGGTTTCCCATGAGTTCTCTTTGAAGATTCTGAATGTCGGTATGCGCACCGGAATACATTTCTATCAATATAATGAAAGAACAAATATTATTGAAGAAAAAGAAGGAACAGGTCTGATTCCCAACATCAGCTACAAGATTTATTTCTAAACAACTATTCTTTGTACAAATAGGCTGGCACTAACATTCAACGCGTTTCAGTAATTATGGTATAATAATCTGTAATATATATACTACCCACTTTTCTAAATCCCTGTATATTTGCTGCGTGAAATAATTTAGCTACTTAATTATATGCGTATTATATTCAAGAAATTCAGAGCACGTATGATCATAGGATGTATATTAGTTATAATAGCGTTGTTGGCTGTGTCAGTCTTTATTTTTATCAACCAGCCCAGCTTTGGCCGGACGCCCCGTGGCGAACGGCAGGAAAGAGTACTGAAATCTCCCAATTACAGGAACGGAGCATTTCAGAATCAGCATGAGACGAAATTAATGACTTCGGACAGGGGACGTTTCGAAGGTATTTGGGAATTTATTTTCAGAAAGATAGACGGGCTGCGCCCCGACCAGCCTGTCAAGGCAATAAAGACTGACTTACGGAAGATAGACCGTGATAAAGAAGTATTAGTTTGGTTCGGGCATTCTTCTTATCTCATTCAGACGAGCGGAAAGCGGGTATTGGTCGATCCCGTATTTTGCATGGCTTCTCCTGTCTCTTTCGTCAATAAGCCATTCAAAGGAACAGATATTTACCAGCCGGAAGATATGCCGGATATTGATTATCTGATAATCAGCCACGACCATTGGGATCATTTGGATTACAACACAGTCAAGAAGTTAAAAGACCGGATTGGAACAGTGATTTGCCCGTTAGGTGTCGGCGAGCATTTCGAGTACTGGGGATTCGATAAAGAGCGTATTGTCGAACTCGATTGGAATGAAGATACGAACCTGGCTGACGGTTTTAATATCTATTGTCTGCCTGCCCGTCATTTCTCCGGTCGTGGACTTTCTGCCAACCAGTCACTTTGGGCTTCTTTCTTATTGATAACTCCCGCACAGAATATATTTATAGGCGGAGACGGGGGGTATGATACTCATTTCGCGGAAATTGGCGAACGTTTCCCGGATATAGATCTGGCTATTCTCGAAAACGGGCAGTACAATGAAGAATGGAAATATATTCATCTAATGCCGCAGTATATGGCACAGGCTGTAAGGGATTTGAAGGCTAAAAGAGTTTTAACTGTACATCATTCTAAATATGCGTTGGCAAAACATCGTTGGGATGAGCCGTTGAAGAATGAGGAGGATATGAAAAAGAAAGATTCTCTGGATGTACTGATGCCGGAGATTGGAGAAGTAATGAAGCTGAACGCTGAAAAATAATTATTATAGAACTGCCTGTCAACATCAATTAGTTGTATTGACAGGCAGCTTTATGTTAAAAGATAAGAATCTGTAATTTTGGTATAACATTCGGTAATATATATAGTTAATAACCGAATCTATCTACCTAAATTTGCATCGGTAAAGGAATCAATTTAAAACTACTATAATTTGAAAAATAATAAATTTATGCTGCGTACTATCAGACTTACAGCCGCCATTGTGTGCTTCACGCTTATTACCTTGCTGTTTCTCGACTTTACGGGTACATTGCACATTTGGTTCGGATGGTTGGCGAAAATACAGTTTTTGCCGGCTTTATTAGCCTTGAACATAGGTGTCGTATTGTTTCTTGTCCTGCTCACTTTTCTTTTCGGGCGTATCTATTGCTCAGTCATTTGTCCGTTGGGAGTATTTCAGGATATTGTTTCCTGGGTATCCGGCAAGCAAAAGAAGAACCGTTTCCGTTATTCACCCGCAATGAAATGGTTGCGGTATGGTGTTTTAGGAGTGTTTATTATTATGATGGTTGCCGGATTGAACTCTCTGGCAATTCTGATAGCGCCTTATAGTGCATACGGACGGATAGCTTCCAGTCTCTTTGCACCGGTTTGGCAATGGGGAAATAACTTGTTGGCATATTTTGCCGAGCGAATGGATAGTTATGCCTTTTATGAGGTAGATGTTTGGATGAAAAGCTTTTCTATACTAATTATTGCTGTGGTTACTTTTATAGTCCTCGGCATTTTGGCATGGCGCAATGGACGTACCTATTGCAATACAATTTGTCCGGTAGGCACTGTATTGGGGTTTATATCCAGATATGCCATCTTCAAACCGGTAATCGATACTTCCAAATGTAACAGTTGTGGTTTGTGTGCCCGCAACTGCAAAGCATCATGCATCAATCCGAAAGCTCATGAAATTGATTATAGTCGTTGTGTGGCTTGTATGGACTGTATAGGAAAATGCAAGCATGGAGCTATCAGATATACACGGCGGACTCTTGAAAAAGCAACGGTCACAACAGAAAATATGCAAACGAAGTCCGTTACTGCGGAACAAGTGGACAATGCCCGCCGTAGTTTTCTTTCAGCATCAGCAATCTTTGCGACGGCTTCTGTCTTGAAAGCACAGGAAAAGAAAGTGGACGGAGGACTTGCCACTATTGAGGACAAAAAGATTCCTGAACGGGAAAATCCGATTTATCCGCCGGGGGCGCTGAGTGTACGTAATTTTACGCAGCATTGCACTGCCTGTCAGTTGTGTGTTTCCGCATGCCCGAACCAAGTGTTGCGTCCTTCAGATAATTTGATGACTTTGATGCAGCCTGAGATGTCCTATGAACGCGGATATTGTCGGCCTGAATGTACCAAATGCTCGGAAGTTTGTCCGGCTGGCGCCATTCATCCGATTACTACGGCTGATAAATCGGCTACTCAAATCGGTCATGCCGTATGGATAAAGGAGAATTGCGTACCACTGACAGATGGTGTAGAGTGTGGTAACTGTGCCCGCCACTGTCCGACAGGAGCCATTCAAATGGTGGCTTCCGAACCTGAAGCACCGGAGTCTCCAAAGATTCCGATAGTGAATGTGGAGAAATGTATTGGTTGCGGAGCTTGTGAGAACCTTTGCCCGTCCCGTCCGTTTAGCGCCATTTACGTGACCGGACATCAGATGCACAGAGTTATTTGATTTAATAAATCAGTATAAGATTATGGAAGAGAAAAATAAAAAAGACATAAACAGAAGAGATTTTATCAAAATCGTAGGTATCAGTGCAGCCACGTCTACCGCCCTGCTATACGGATGCTCTTCAAAAAACAACTCGGCTTCTACCAGTGCTACGGGAGAAGGGGAGATACCTACTGACAAAATGACCTACCGGACATCTCCGACTACGAGCGACCGTGTTTCACTTTTAGGATACGGTTGTATGCGCTGGCCGCTCAAGCCGGCTCCGGATGGTAAGGGAGAAGTCATTGATCAGGATGGCGTTAACGGATTAGTCGATTATGCGATTGCCCATGGAGTGAATTATTTCGATACATCTCCAGCTTACGTACAAGGCTTTTCAGAGAGAGCAACGGGTATTGCATTGAGCCGCCATCCCCGTGATAAATATTTTATCGCTACCAAGCTATCCAACTTTTCCCCGGACACATGGTCGCGTGAAGCATCACTTAAAATGTATCATAAGTCATTCGCCGAACTTCAAGTTGACTACATCGACTATATGCTGCTTCATGGCATTGGCATGGGTGGTATGGATGCCCTCAAAGGACGGTATCTGGATAACGGCATACTCGATTTCCTGATAAAGGAACGCGAAGCAGGGCGTATCCGTAATCTTGGCTTTTCTTATCATGGAGATATTGAAGTATATGATTACCTGCTTTCACGTCATGATGAAATTAAATGGGACTTCGTACAGATACAGCTCAACTATGTGGACTGGAAGCATGCGAAAGCAACTAACGCCCGAAATACCGACGCCGAATACCTGTATGGTGAACTGCACAAGAGAGGGATTCCGTCTATCATTATGGAACCGCTTCTGGGTGGGCGTTTGTCTAAGTTGAATGACAACTTGGTGGCACGTCTCAAGCAACGCCGTCCCGAAAACAGTGTCGCTTCCTGGGCGTTCCGTTTTGCCGGCTCATTCCCGGATATACTGACTGTATTAAGCGGCATGACTTATATGGAACATCTGCAGGATAATCTTCGTACTTATTCTCCTTTGGAACCGCTGACGGATGAAGAAATGGAGTTCCTCGAAGAGACGGCACAGTTAATGCTGAAATATCCTACCATTCCCTGCAATGACTGCAAGTATTGTATGCCTTGCCCGTACGGACTGGATATTCCGGCTGTTCTCCTGCATTATAACCGTTGCGTCAACGAAGGTAATGTGCCTAAGAACGGACAGGATGAAAACTACGCCAAAGCCCGTCGCGCATTTCTCGTCGGTTATGACCGCAGCGTGCCGAAACTTCGTCAGGCTAGCCATTGCATAGGATGCAACCAGTGTGTGGCACATTGCCCGCAAAACATAGATATACCCAAAGAGTTGCATAGGATAGACCAATTTGTCGAACAACTGAAACAAGGAACTTTATAATGGAAGAATTAATCAACTTATTACATAGCGGAGGATATTCCTGCGTGATTGCCAACAAAGGAAAGGTACGTACTTTTACCCAACGCGGGGTGGCCGACTTATATGATTTGCTGACTCAGGAACCAGAGTTCCTGAAAGGAGCTGTGATTGCCGATAAGGTTGTCGGAAAAGGGGCTGCCGCTCTGATGATTTCAGGTGGTATAAAAGAGCTCTACACGGATATTATCAGTTCTAAAGCTATGGACTTGTTTCGAACATTGGATGTAAAAGTCGGTTTCGGGCAGGAAGTACCTTTTATCTGGAACCGCGACCACACGGGATGGTGTCCTGTAGAAACGATGTGTAGTGAAGAAGAAT
The DNA window shown above is from Bacteroides faecium and carries:
- a CDS encoding sugar MFS transporter, encoding MQKLVKKEYQIPFILVTSLFFLWGFAHAILDVLNKHFQDVMNISRAHSAWVQVMFYLGYFVMAIPAGLFINKYGYRKGVVFGLLLYGAGSLLFIPGEYWMSFQFFLFSLFVIACGLVFLETAANPYMTELGERETAASRLNLAQSFNGLGCICGPLIGGLLLFSEEGNSNISLPYTLMGILVLAVALVFSKVRLPEIVHEEDADNQGQARGLWSHKLFIFGIVALFCYEIAEISINSFFINYVVDDGWMNARDASVVLSFGGLGLFMCGRFAGSWVMRKIRAEKVLFFCAVGTVVTSSLIVLNLGIISLIALFLGYAFEAIMFPTIFALSLRGLGNHTKRASSYLMMSPIGGAVGPLLMGYVADQSSMSFSFIVPLLSFIVVMMYAWKTLK
- a CDS encoding RNA polymerase sigma-70 factor, with product MNNSIDIKTLEAFQNGNHKAFETVFVAYYNKTKAFIDGYIKSETDAEELTEDLFVNLWINHSSIDASKSFNAYLHTIARNAAINFLKHKYVHDAYLNDKQDIEYSSTSEEDLIAKELGVLIDDVVKKMPEQRRKIYTLSRNEGLSNTEIAERLNTTKRNVESQLSLALKEIRKVISCFLLSLI
- a CDS encoding FecR family protein produces the protein MENNNIARIIRKFLSSRFPSEMEEKVQKWLIKEKDTQAKEKASLDYWNELEIKADSNTYTALERVNLRIGYNKEHLKNIVSYRKFTRVAAIIIPLFLLVGFFLYSLSAGNELIEVTAAYGEQKRLLLSDNSEIWLNAGSTITYPETFAEDKRLVTLDGEAYFIVSKDTTKPFIVETSQLSIKVLGTKFNVRAYADDERISTTLTSGKVEVNVRSQLPRILQPNERLIYDKGTSHIDISTVESIDTDSWIKGRLVFTNATAEEIFRALERRYNTTIENTLSIPATRRYTVKFLKDENLNEMLNILADIIGFTYQQNENKIIITK
- a CDS encoding carboxypeptidase-like regulatory domain-containing protein; translated protein: MNRINTNKQLGKLAIFLFFTFLFLTAIAQNKEKKITIYHKSISLKDAFAQIETQTGYSIAYEQSNLDIEKKRSLSIKNTTIDKALTQLLKGTGYVYKITGYHIIISLPDNKPKPVNENTQKLTQTIRGIVVDSKTNTPIEYASVCIVDEPLLGSSTDSRGNFRIHNVPIGRYNIQASFMGYQTRIISEVSVTSSKEVYVEIPVDESVQDLAEVLVKPEIKKDRTVNPMAITGGRMISIEEASRFANGFDDPARLSSAFAGVAGDVGTNAVAIRGNSPQFTQWRLEGVEIPNPTHFADISGLGGGFLSALSTQVIGNSDFYNGAFPAEYNNALSGVFDMHLRNGNNQKYEHTFQVGLMGIDLASEGPVNKKRGSSYLINYRFSTTSLATGNDINLKYQDLAFKLNFPTRKAGTFSIWGLGLIDRNKSERLERSEWEIMGDRQSGENKMDKSAGGLTHQYSINENTYIRSSLSATYSKDHTMVEQQTDDDLIVKVGDIQNSKWDIVLNSFLNKRFSARHTNRTGITVTGLRYDLDYKVSPYFGLDKPMEQISKGSGESTVFSAYSSSVINLSNQLTTSLGVNAQYFTLNDNWSVEPRVALKWRPNPNHSFAVAYGLHSRREKLDYYFVEKEINGKTASNRYLDFSKAHHFGLTYDWNINQNLHLKIEPYYQYLYHIPVEDNSSFSIINHEEFYLDKILTNKGTGRNYGIDITLEQYMKDGFYYMVTGSLFKSKYKGGDGIWRNTRLDKSFLLNLLAGKEWMVGRLKQNVLSINGRLFFQGGERYTPVDEEKSMEEHDIVFDESKAYSKRFNPAINGDVSISFRINKKRVSHEFSLKILNVGMRTGIHFYQYNERTNIIEEKEGTGLIPNISYKIYF
- a CDS encoding MBL fold metallo-hydrolase translates to MRIIFKKFRARMIIGCILVIIALLAVSVFIFINQPSFGRTPRGERQERVLKSPNYRNGAFQNQHETKLMTSDRGRFEGIWEFIFRKIDGLRPDQPVKAIKTDLRKIDRDKEVLVWFGHSSYLIQTSGKRVLVDPVFCMASPVSFVNKPFKGTDIYQPEDMPDIDYLIISHDHWDHLDYNTVKKLKDRIGTVICPLGVGEHFEYWGFDKERIVELDWNEDTNLADGFNIYCLPARHFSGRGLSANQSLWASFLLITPAQNIFIGGDGGYDTHFAEIGERFPDIDLAILENGQYNEEWKYIHLMPQYMAQAVRDLKAKRVLTVHHSKYALAKHRWDEPLKNEEDMKKKDSLDVLMPEIGEVMKLNAEK
- a CDS encoding 4Fe-4S binding protein — encoded protein: MLRTIRLTAAIVCFTLITLLFLDFTGTLHIWFGWLAKIQFLPALLALNIGVVLFLVLLTFLFGRIYCSVICPLGVFQDIVSWVSGKQKKNRFRYSPAMKWLRYGVLGVFIIMMVAGLNSLAILIAPYSAYGRIASSLFAPVWQWGNNLLAYFAERMDSYAFYEVDVWMKSFSILIIAVVTFIVLGILAWRNGRTYCNTICPVGTVLGFISRYAIFKPVIDTSKCNSCGLCARNCKASCINPKAHEIDYSRCVACMDCIGKCKHGAIRYTRRTLEKATVTTENMQTKSVTAEQVDNARRSFLSASAIFATASVLKAQEKKVDGGLATIEDKKIPERENPIYPPGALSVRNFTQHCTACQLCVSACPNQVLRPSDNLMTLMQPEMSYERGYCRPECTKCSEVCPAGAIHPITTADKSATQIGHAVWIKENCVPLTDGVECGNCARHCPTGAIQMVASEPEAPESPKIPIVNVEKCIGCGACENLCPSRPFSAIYVTGHQMHRVI
- a CDS encoding aldo/keto reductase — translated: MEEKNKKDINRRDFIKIVGISAATSTALLYGCSSKNNSASTSATGEGEIPTDKMTYRTSPTTSDRVSLLGYGCMRWPLKPAPDGKGEVIDQDGVNGLVDYAIAHGVNYFDTSPAYVQGFSERATGIALSRHPRDKYFIATKLSNFSPDTWSREASLKMYHKSFAELQVDYIDYMLLHGIGMGGMDALKGRYLDNGILDFLIKEREAGRIRNLGFSYHGDIEVYDYLLSRHDEIKWDFVQIQLNYVDWKHAKATNARNTDAEYLYGELHKRGIPSIIMEPLLGGRLSKLNDNLVARLKQRRPENSVASWAFRFAGSFPDILTVLSGMTYMEHLQDNLRTYSPLEPLTDEEMEFLEETAQLMLKYPTIPCNDCKYCMPCPYGLDIPAVLLHYNRCVNEGNVPKNGQDENYAKARRAFLVGYDRSVPKLRQASHCIGCNQCVAHCPQNIDIPKELHRIDQFVEQLKQGTL
- a CDS encoding DUF1893 domain-containing protein; this encodes MEELINLLHSGGYSCVIANKGKVRTFTQRGVADLYDLLTQEPEFLKGAVIADKVVGKGAAALMISGGIKELYTDIISSKAMDLFRTLDVKVGFGQEVPFIWNRDHTGWCPVETMCSEEESIEAILPMIHDFLEKVRSKK